The Phycisphaerae bacterium region ACCGGGCCGGCGGAGAGCCAGCCTGGGGGTGAGGCGGCGCAGGTTCTGTCCCTGGCCGATTCGCTCCGCTATGCCTTCGGGCATGCCCGCGAGCTTCAGAGCGCCAAGGAGGACCTCTATTTATCGGCATTATCCCTCTCGCTGGAACGGCACCTGTGGACGCCTCAACTGGTGGGTGAGATCAGCAGCCAGTACGCGAATTACGGTCAGATCCGTAACTTCGACCACGCGATGGACATGGTTTCGAGCGTGGCCGTTCAGCAGAAGTTGCCCTACGGGGGTGAGGTGACCGCTCGTGTGCTGGGCACGCTGATGCGCGATCTGACTCACCATCTGACCGCGGGCGAGACCGGCTCGCTGGTTTTGGAGGCCCGGATTCCGTTGCTTCGCGGGGCGGGGCCGGCGGCTTTCGAGTCCCGTTACCAGGCGGAGCGGGATCTGATCTACGCGACAAGGACCTTCGAGCGGTTCCGCCGGGTGCTGGCGGTCGACATCGCCGGGGACTACTTCAACCTGCAGCAGCTTCGCCAGGCGATCGTCAACGAGGAGGAGAGCATCAAGTCGTTCACCAGTGAAGCCGAACGGGCCCGGGCCCTGTGGCAGACCGGGCGGATTCTCCAGCTGGAAGTGCAGCGTGCCGATCAGGACCGCCTGGTGGCGATCAGCCGCAAGATCGACGCGGTCGAGGCCTACCAGAGTGCCCTGGCGGACTTCAAGATCCGGATCGGCATGCCCATGGAGCAGCAGATCGATGTCCTCCCGTTGGGGGACCCGAGTGCGGGGACGCAAGAGGGTGAGGGAGGGATGGAGGCTGCGTCGCTGGAGCAGGCCCTGCGGATGCCTGATGTGCCCGACGAAGAGGCGGTCCGCGTCGGCCTGAAGTACCGGCTCGATCTGCTGAACGATCTCGATCGGATCGACGACACCCGGCGCGGAGTGGACATTGCGGAGAACAACCTGCTGCCGGACCTGACCGCCCACGGCACGGTGACGATGAACACCGACTCGAGCGAGTTCGGCATGTTGAACTTCAAGACGGACCGAACGACCTCGCGGGGGCAGTTGACGCTCGAGTTGCCGCTGGATCGTTACCGGGAGCGCAACGACCTGCGTACCGCCCTGATTGTCAAGCGCCGTGCGGAGCGGGCCTATCAGCGGTCGCGGGACCTGGTGGAGCTTCAGATTCGTCGGGCCATTCGCCGGGTCAAGCAGCAGCAGGAAGCCCTGCAGATCCAGATGATCAACCGGGACGTGGCTCTCCAGCGCCGCGAGGGGGCTCGCATCCGGTTCAACCAGGGCCGGGTGAGCAACCGCGAAGTGGTGGATGCGGAGAACTTCCTTCTCGACGCGAGAAACAGCCTGGCTCGTGCCCAGGCGCAGGTTCGCCTGGCGATTCTGCAGTTCCGGCGGGACACGGAGACGCTGCGGATCGACGACCAGGGGCACTGGCCGACGTCCTCGCTCCGTGTCGAGGCGGGGACCGGCTCGTCTGCGCCGCGGCAGGCGGGCGGCTGAGGCCGGGGAGCGGTGAGGTGGGGGGGGCCAGCTTCCACGGGGGTTGGGAACGAGTTATAATAGAGCGTCTGGAGGTTGCGTTTTGAGTACCGCCGAAGTCGATACCCTCAAGTCGCCGGCGATTTCCGGGGTGCGGACACATCCCATTGCCGCAGAGGAGATGGCTGCCCCCGCGGAAGTGTCGGAATCCACCTGGGATCATGCCGGCTCCCTGCCCAAATCGAGGCGAATGCCCTTGGTGGTGGCCGTGGTGCTGATCGCGGCGGTGGCCGGCTACATCGGCTGGGGGAAATGGGGCAAAGCCAGTCCGCTGGCCTCGATCCAGCTGTACACCGTGCTGCCGAAGAGTTTCCCGGTCATCCTTCAGGAGAAGGGTGAACTGGACGCCTCGAACTCGATTGATATCCGCTGCGAGCTCGAGGGTCACCCGACGATCATCTATCTGATTCCCGAGGGGACGCAGGCCAAGAAGGGGGACGTGCTGGTCGAATTGTCCAGCGACACGATCGTGGACGCGATCCGTGACGGTGAGATCAAGGAAGTGACCGCGAAGGCGGCCTACGAGGCCGCGGTGAAGGGTCTGGAGATTCTCCAGGACGAGAACGCGAGCAAGATCCGCAAGGCGAGTCTCGATTTTGACCTGGCCAAGACCGCCCTTGACAAGTTCACGCTTGGGGATTCCGTGCAGTCGCGGCAGGTGGCTCAGCTGGCCATGGAGAAAGCCAAGTC contains the following coding sequences:
- a CDS encoding TolC family protein codes for the protein MAVYDADREVYRLIEKRQQAALGRTQDARIDQERWPAWKRPPVAGADSPYKFVPHPVDSEIPSSFDTVATQPAGGQAAAMASAVVAAQSGPGSAVDFGSAASRPTDMFGAVTPSVASVETRPAPVSGPESAGVAIGPLTTGPAESQPGGEAAQVLSLADSLRYAFGHARELQSAKEDLYLSALSLSLERHLWTPQLVGEISSQYANYGQIRNFDHAMDMVSSVAVQQKLPYGGEVTARVLGTLMRDLTHHLTAGETGSLVLEARIPLLRGAGPAAFESRYQAERDLIYATRTFERFRRVLAVDIAGDYFNLQQLRQAIVNEEESIKSFTSEAERARALWQTGRILQLEVQRADQDRLVAISRKIDAVEAYQSALADFKIRIGMPMEQQIDVLPLGDPSAGTQEGEGGMEAASLEQALRMPDVPDEEAVRVGLKYRLDLLNDLDRIDDTRRGVDIAENNLLPDLTAHGTVTMNTDSSEFGMLNFKTDRTTSRGQLTLELPLDRYRERNDLRTALIVKRRAERAYQRSRDLVELQIRRAIRRVKQQQEALQIQMINRDVALQRREGARIRFNQGRVSNREVVDAENFLLDARNSLARAQAQVRLAILQFRRDTETLRIDDQGHWPTSSLRVEAGTGSSAPRQAGG